The following proteins are encoded in a genomic region of Kosakonia oryzae:
- a CDS encoding DUF3383 family protein, translating into MAYSVDNIIPINLLLSPAGLGYADFSSALVFADAADLVQGAVFEADTFRDYGSVTDVAADFKTDSDIYRIATRYFANVPKPPTITVWMKNENDTLLEIINSANDRLWRYHYFFKHADMTAVMLPDLSDWSDAASHPLWFTFSDDNIIDQSTTNDVISTLKAKGNRHVFAGYKSASSVTADASQAYAMVQLAAAFHKFRPTGDNTAITGEYQVLPGISGDDLTTNAYNALKAKNAVFFTQIELAGETDNSRVINSKSMSSYSEFIDDVINLDVLKNHIQVDGYNYIANAGSKRALTPRDYAGLLSAITATCKRFYDNGVLGTGSYVDPDDGQTKTAQFGFVLRSSPEDVLSLTSSQRKQRVYPPTSLMVILSRAGHVAEINITVE; encoded by the coding sequence ATGGCTTATTCAGTCGATAATATTATCCCCATCAACCTGCTGTTGAGTCCGGCTGGCCTGGGGTATGCAGATTTTTCGAGCGCACTCGTTTTTGCTGATGCTGCCGATCTGGTTCAGGGGGCGGTGTTTGAGGCTGATACTTTTCGCGATTACGGCTCTGTAACAGACGTGGCGGCGGATTTCAAAACCGACAGCGACATTTACCGCATTGCCACCCGCTATTTCGCCAACGTGCCTAAACCGCCGACCATTACGGTATGGATGAAAAACGAAAATGACACGCTGCTGGAAATCATTAACAGTGCGAACGATCGACTCTGGCGCTACCACTACTTTTTCAAACACGCAGACATGACGGCGGTCATGTTACCGGATTTGTCCGACTGGTCTGATGCCGCCAGCCATCCGTTATGGTTCACGTTCAGCGATGACAACATCATCGATCAGAGCACCACGAATGATGTGATTTCTACTCTGAAAGCCAAAGGCAACCGCCACGTGTTTGCCGGGTACAAATCAGCATCCTCAGTGACCGCTGACGCCTCTCAGGCCTACGCGATGGTGCAACTGGCCGCAGCGTTCCACAAGTTTCGTCCGACTGGCGACAATACTGCCATCACTGGCGAGTATCAGGTATTGCCTGGTATCAGCGGTGACGATCTCACGACCAATGCCTATAACGCGCTGAAAGCGAAAAATGCGGTGTTTTTTACACAGATCGAACTGGCGGGGGAAACCGACAACAGCCGCGTAATTAACAGCAAATCGATGTCGTCTTATAGCGAGTTTATCGATGACGTGATCAATCTGGATGTGCTGAAAAACCATATTCAGGTGGATGGCTATAACTACATCGCTAACGCTGGTTCAAAACGTGCACTGACGCCTCGCGACTATGCCGGATTGCTGTCTGCCATCACGGCCACCTGCAAACGTTTTTATGATAACGGTGTGCTGGGTACGGGGTCATACGTCGATCCCGACGATGGTCAGACGAAAACAGCGCAGTTTGGTTTTGTGCTGCGGTCCTCCCCTGAAGATGTCCTCAGCCTGACATCCAGCCAGCGCAAGCAGCGCGTCTATCCGCCCACTTCCCTGATGGTCATTCTGTCGCGTGCCGGGCACGTGGCTGAAATCAATATCACCGTGGAGTAA
- a CDS encoding phage neck terminator protein codes for MERIDELYTVFQELVALASGVDTVILADQGRDAPAGLYATYKPIPIRAYGWSQRQRELIPATEEADTSLGQWQDLRETIVTSMEFMLSVNILNEGADTAILRLHNANFRQPVSEFLYRNDIAWRYVSGCRNLTGILQAGIQPRWQADIHLFIEHTLSYELLRAAGFNIQFINEG; via the coding sequence ATGGAGCGCATCGACGAACTGTATACCGTTTTTCAGGAACTGGTGGCGCTGGCGTCGGGTGTGGATACCGTCATTCTGGCTGACCAGGGCCGCGATGCGCCAGCCGGGCTTTATGCCACCTACAAACCTATTCCGATCCGTGCATACGGCTGGTCGCAGCGACAACGCGAACTCATTCCGGCAACGGAGGAAGCCGATACATCGCTGGGGCAGTGGCAGGATCTGCGTGAAACGATAGTCACTTCAATGGAATTTATGTTGTCGGTGAACATCCTCAATGAGGGTGCGGATACAGCCATTCTGCGATTGCATAACGCCAATTTTCGCCAGCCGGTGAGTGAATTCCTGTACCGCAATGATATTGCCTGGCGTTACGTCAGTGGATGCAGAAATCTCACCGGAATATTACAGGCGGGGATCCAGCCGCGCTGGCAGGCAGATATCCATCTGTTTATCGAACACACCCTTTCTTACGAGCTGCTGCGTGCAGCGGGGTTCAATATTCAATTTATCAATGAGGGGTAA
- a CDS encoding DUF4054 domain-containing protein encodes MEITTQIVTDFRAYYPEFGDVALWPDSGVITALAEGDAETGKRWGIYPDGRVVSIKKRGMFAFAAHRLVMRKRSAGGDVGAAYAISGKSVGDESTSFAVPSVTMDDLTINGDLPLTAYGVEFMRLRRRAGTGGLMI; translated from the coding sequence ATGGAGATCACGACGCAAATTGTGACTGATTTCCGGGCGTATTACCCCGAATTCGGCGACGTGGCGTTGTGGCCGGATTCTGGGGTGATTACCGCACTGGCAGAAGGCGATGCAGAAACCGGCAAGCGCTGGGGCATCTATCCAGACGGTCGGGTGGTCAGCATCAAAAAGCGCGGCATGTTCGCGTTTGCTGCCCACAGACTGGTGATGCGTAAACGTTCCGCCGGGGGTGATGTCGGGGCCGCTTATGCCATTTCTGGTAAGTCTGTAGGTGATGAATCCACGTCGTTCGCTGTGCCGTCGGTGACGATGGATGATTTGACCATCAACGGCGATTTGCCGCTGACAGCGTACGGCGTGGAATTTATGCGCCTGCGCCGCCGTGCAGGCACCGGGGGACTGATGATATGA
- a CDS encoding DUF2184 domain-containing protein, translated as MKRKFSDAAVFDVSPVAALSFLIQQAAYVEAEIYRLEYPQFKYGTLLPLDNSAPDWAKMVVFRAIDARGELQVLGPNSTDVPTVDIAMSQGFKEITTAALGYTYSLEEIGFAMLNNVNLDAERGQAVRDVVEQGLNKIYLLGDKGVGEGLYKSPNVGVESASSTLAALVAAIPTYGAQPIIDFFGNAYNQVYLENTLTVHRPNGFVIPSEQFQLLQRTLLSTANASNVTLLEFLRQNFRDMEFEDDILLKGAGAGGTDRMMVYKKDLRVVKGHDVMPLRFLAPATADNINFKVPALLRTGGTEWRIPKAAHYVDGV; from the coding sequence ATGAAGCGAAAATTTTCTGACGCTGCTGTTTTCGACGTGTCGCCGGTCGCGGCGCTGTCGTTCCTGATCCAGCAGGCCGCGTATGTCGAAGCGGAGATCTATCGGCTGGAGTATCCGCAGTTCAAATATGGCACATTGCTGCCGCTGGATAACAGCGCGCCGGACTGGGCAAAAATGGTGGTGTTCCGCGCGATTGATGCCCGTGGTGAATTGCAGGTGCTTGGTCCGAACAGCACCGATGTTCCGACCGTTGACATTGCGATGTCGCAGGGTTTCAAAGAAATCACGACCGCAGCACTGGGTTACACCTATTCTCTGGAAGAGATCGGCTTTGCCATGCTGAACAACGTTAACCTGGACGCCGAACGCGGGCAGGCAGTACGTGATGTCGTTGAGCAGGGGCTGAACAAAATCTATCTTCTGGGCGATAAGGGGGTGGGAGAGGGACTTTATAAAAGTCCTAATGTTGGCGTGGAGTCGGCATCGTCTACTCTGGCCGCGCTGGTCGCCGCAATTCCAACCTATGGCGCGCAGCCGATTATCGATTTCTTCGGTAATGCTTATAACCAGGTCTATCTGGAAAATACGCTGACCGTTCATCGACCAAACGGATTTGTGATCCCGTCAGAGCAGTTCCAGTTGCTCCAGCGAACCCTGCTTTCAACCGCAAACGCCAGCAACGTTACCCTGCTCGAATTCCTGCGCCAGAATTTCCGCGATATGGAATTTGAGGACGACATTCTGCTGAAAGGCGCGGGTGCAGGTGGAACCGATCGCATGATGGTCTATAAGAAAGACCTCCGTGTAGTCAAAGGACACGATGTGATGCCGTTGCGTTTCCTGGCTCCGGCCACGGCGGATAACATCAACTTCAAGGTACCGGCGCTGCTGCGTACCGGCGGGACGGAATGGCGTATTCCGAAAGCGGCTCATTACGTGGATGGGGTGTAA
- a CDS encoding structural cement protein Gp24 — MAIAQNNFTLYRGKAYEGQISTTDVVEVVSRVVESALVPFGRAVIRGTAARSCAPVTAATTAEDIIGFSVRSLAEFSNSSPTNPDAYATGYPVSHVASILHRGPMFALCVDGANAGDSVIVITAAGDNLGRLSAGSAAGVTLNFVRWVDDVVAGEIGEIRVDGVLAAPAAGN; from the coding sequence ATGGCTATTGCTCAGAACAATTTCACGCTTTATCGCGGCAAGGCGTACGAGGGGCAGATTTCCACCACTGACGTGGTTGAAGTGGTATCGCGGGTTGTTGAATCTGCGCTAGTTCCGTTTGGCCGTGCGGTGATCCGCGGAACCGCTGCCCGCTCATGTGCACCGGTGACTGCCGCCACTACGGCAGAGGACATTATCGGGTTTTCCGTCCGCTCTCTGGCTGAATTCAGCAACAGCTCACCAACAAACCCGGATGCCTATGCAACGGGTTATCCGGTGAGCCATGTCGCTTCCATTTTGCATCGTGGTCCCATGTTCGCGCTGTGCGTGGATGGGGCTAACGCGGGTGATTCGGTGATCGTTATCACTGCGGCCGGTGACAATCTGGGGCGTTTATCCGCCGGGTCCGCTGCGGGGGTGACGCTCAATTTTGTCCGCTGGGTTGATGATGTGGTTGCCGGTGAAATTGGTGAAATCCGCGTTGATGGCGTTCTTGCTGCTCCTGCTGCTGGCAATTAA
- a CDS encoding DUF2213 domain-containing protein, which yields MRITVRDRVAFPVTSQREITPEGYLKVPGRVARSGIQQYLAAELGLTDRPPGQIVNVYRPPEEVFKPESLASYDNKDVTIDHPDDLVDSGTFKEVTAGHAISPGRQDGDFVVVDLLIKDQAAIDAIDRGKAELSAGYTSEYDHTPGTAPDGTPYEFIQRDITINHIALCDQARAGHLARLFDHKPTGAKPMPFKVVLDSGVRVEVADEATQQLIQTTIDNLKKRVKDAEEEKEKAEAEKDSAEEELEKEKAQSDAKDEEIEELKEKTSEDSISKRVADLLAVRDSAVKVAGAGFTCDATDPLKIKRAALDAAGIKCRKYESWDKAPDAYVTAYFDAEEERKENDDDDDEDDPDSKQRSDDSLFNFSRDMRGAKTTGAQATRDSVRQSWLDKRYGKQEAK from the coding sequence ATGCGGATCACAGTCCGTGACCGCGTGGCCTTCCCCGTCACATCCCAGCGCGAAATCACACCTGAGGGCTATCTCAAAGTCCCCGGGCGCGTTGCCCGTTCCGGTATTCAGCAGTATCTGGCCGCCGAGCTGGGGTTAACGGACAGGCCACCCGGTCAGATCGTTAATGTTTATCGTCCGCCAGAAGAGGTTTTTAAACCTGAGAGCCTGGCGAGCTACGACAACAAAGACGTCACCATTGATCACCCCGATGACCTCGTGGATTCCGGGACGTTTAAAGAGGTGACTGCCGGCCACGCGATTTCGCCGGGCCGCCAGGATGGCGATTTCGTCGTTGTAGATCTACTGATCAAAGACCAGGCCGCGATCGATGCCATTGACCGCGGTAAGGCGGAACTGTCAGCCGGTTATACCTCCGAGTATGACCATACCCCCGGCACGGCGCCGGATGGCACCCCGTACGAGTTCATTCAACGGGACATCACTATCAACCACATCGCACTGTGTGACCAGGCCAGGGCCGGGCATCTGGCGCGATTGTTCGACCATAAACCAACGGGAGCAAAGCCCATGCCATTTAAAGTTGTTCTGGATTCAGGCGTGCGGGTGGAAGTGGCTGATGAGGCAACTCAGCAGTTGATCCAGACCACCATCGACAACCTGAAAAAACGCGTGAAAGACGCGGAGGAGGAAAAAGAAAAGGCCGAAGCTGAGAAGGATTCGGCAGAGGAAGAGCTGGAAAAAGAGAAGGCCCAGTCTGACGCCAAAGACGAAGAGATCGAGGAACTGAAAGAGAAAACTTCCGAAGATTCGATTTCTAAACGCGTGGCGGATTTGCTGGCGGTGCGTGACTCAGCCGTGAAGGTGGCGGGTGCCGGTTTTACCTGCGATGCAACCGATCCTCTGAAAATCAAACGTGCTGCGCTGGATGCCGCGGGTATCAAGTGCCGCAAATACGAATCATGGGACAAAGCACCTGATGCGTATGTCACGGCTTATTTCGATGCGGAAGAAGAGCGCAAAGAAAACGATGACGACGATGACGAGGACGATCCGGACAGCAAACAGCGCTCCGATGACTCGCTCTTTAATTTCAGCCGCGATATGCGGGGCGCGAAAACCACCGGGGCGCAGGCGACCCGTGACAGCGTCCGTCAGTCCTGGCTCGATAAACGCTACGGCAAACAGGAGGCCAAATAA
- a CDS encoding phage minor head protein has protein sequence MLAEILKKTPPRRRAPLRPARQTDETERYYNGQLRDIVRQMAQAIDEALIPVLCREYTADSRLTDIIMTSIRQAADRFFSVAFGAATAKLAQRVVSRADSESSAVFVEQINRALGVDMTGLMVNGGLVDYFDASVEQNVALIKSLSSDYFDDIQRQVMDGILRGDSLTTITRNLQNTTGATYNRAKLIARDQTAKIRSDITRQRQQQAGIDRFRWSTSQDVRVSGNPAGRYPKAKIKCFHIARQDVGYGPGVYLWSKGASFNGETGLFPGRAHINCRCTPTPLIQGLDY, from the coding sequence ATGCTGGCGGAAATCCTGAAGAAGACCCCACCACGCCGACGGGCACCACTGAGACCGGCGAGGCAAACTGACGAAACTGAACGTTACTACAATGGGCAGTTGCGCGATATTGTCCGGCAAATGGCGCAGGCGATTGATGAGGCACTGATCCCGGTACTGTGCCGTGAGTACACCGCCGACAGCCGTTTAACCGATATCATCATGACCTCAATCCGGCAGGCGGCGGACCGGTTCTTCTCTGTTGCGTTTGGTGCAGCAACAGCAAAACTGGCTCAGCGCGTCGTCAGCCGGGCCGACTCCGAAAGTTCAGCGGTGTTTGTTGAGCAGATTAACCGCGCGCTGGGCGTTGACATGACCGGCCTGATGGTTAATGGCGGGCTGGTGGATTATTTCGACGCATCGGTCGAGCAGAATGTCGCACTGATCAAATCGCTGTCATCAGACTACTTCGACGACATTCAGCGGCAGGTCATGGATGGCATTCTGCGGGGCGACTCGCTGACCACGATTACCCGTAATCTGCAAAACACCACCGGCGCGACGTACAACCGGGCAAAACTCATCGCCCGTGACCAGACCGCGAAAATCCGTAGCGACATCACACGCCAGCGCCAGCAACAGGCAGGCATTGACCGGTTTCGCTGGTCAACGTCTCAGGATGTACGCGTCAGCGGCAACCCTGCAGGGCGATATCCGAAAGCAAAAATCAAATGCTTTCACATCGCCAGGCAGGACGTGGGCTACGGACCCGGCGTTTATCTCTGGTCAAAAGGCGCAAGCTTTAACGGCGAAACCGGCCTGTTTCCCGGGCGTGCGCATATTAATTGCCGTTGCACTCCCACCCCACTGATACAGGGACTCGATTACTAA
- a CDS encoding DUF1073 domain-containing protein codes for MSNNQYGGKPRIRVTSDGLMNVMTGMGTDRDRRMFNRFQFGMMQDFGELEAAYIENWIARDIIDIPVDDSTREWREFAADDATAIREAEKAFNVQGVTQEAFKWAGMYGGAGVLMITDQSFDAPLDVKRIKKGSLRRLLVLDRMFINGQQFNVTNPLEENYMLPDYYVVNGGTQRIHYSHFVKAPGAPLPMRLRMINGGWDDSRLRRCLEDVKDAVSAKGGIAALIQEANIDIINRENLASDLSSGDMDESIARRYNIFGMMKSLYRLALLDSKEVFERKQISFGGLGEILSSLMEWTSGAAGIPMTRLFGVQSKGIGDSGQGDMNNYYNTIRGGQESKYRPFLKRIDEVLIRSTLGTMPDGLDFEFSPLAQPTDTELSAQRLADAQADDIRLQQGVVKPSQVARKLMEQGIYGIDESDIADIEADEKAERGGDYQFRLGNAGGNPEEDPTTPTGTTETGEAN; via the coding sequence ATGAGCAATAACCAGTACGGCGGAAAACCGCGTATTCGCGTGACCTCTGACGGGCTAATGAACGTCATGACCGGCATGGGTACAGATCGTGACCGCCGCATGTTTAACCGTTTCCAGTTCGGCATGATGCAGGATTTTGGCGAACTGGAAGCCGCATATATCGAAAACTGGATCGCCCGCGACATCATTGATATTCCGGTTGACGACTCAACGCGCGAGTGGCGGGAATTTGCCGCTGACGACGCCACAGCCATTCGTGAGGCAGAAAAGGCGTTTAACGTTCAGGGGGTGACGCAGGAGGCCTTCAAGTGGGCAGGAATGTACGGTGGCGCGGGTGTGCTGATGATCACCGATCAATCGTTCGATGCCCCACTGGACGTGAAAAGAATCAAAAAGGGTTCACTGCGCCGTTTGCTGGTGCTCGACCGCATGTTTATCAACGGCCAGCAATTCAACGTCACAAATCCGCTGGAAGAAAATTACATGCTGCCGGACTACTACGTGGTTAACGGCGGTACTCAGCGCATTCACTACAGCCATTTCGTCAAAGCACCCGGCGCGCCGTTGCCTATGCGTTTGCGCATGATCAACGGTGGCTGGGACGACAGCCGTCTGCGGCGCTGCCTTGAGGATGTCAAAGACGCTGTCAGCGCAAAGGGCGGTATCGCGGCGCTGATTCAGGAAGCGAACATTGATATTATCAATCGTGAGAACCTCGCCTCCGATCTGTCCTCTGGTGATATGGATGAGTCGATAGCCCGCCGCTACAACATTTTTGGCATGATGAAATCCCTTTACCGACTGGCACTGCTGGACAGTAAAGAAGTTTTTGAACGCAAGCAGATTTCGTTCGGCGGACTGGGTGAAATTCTTTCATCCCTTATGGAATGGACATCCGGTGCAGCGGGCATTCCGATGACACGATTATTTGGTGTTCAGTCAAAGGGAATTGGCGACTCCGGCCAGGGCGATATGAACAACTACTACAACACCATCAGGGGCGGACAGGAATCAAAGTATCGGCCATTTCTGAAACGCATTGATGAAGTCCTGATCCGCTCAACGCTGGGCACCATGCCGGACGGACTGGATTTTGAATTTTCTCCGCTGGCGCAGCCGACCGACACCGAACTGTCAGCGCAGCGACTCGCTGACGCACAGGCGGATGATATTCGTCTGCAACAGGGGGTAGTGAAACCGTCTCAGGTAGCGCGAAAACTCATGGAGCAGGGGATCTATGGTATCGACGAATCTGATATTGCCGACATTGAGGCAGACGAAAAAGCCGAGCGAGGCGGCGATTATCAGTTCCGGCTCGGCAATGCTGGCGGAAATCCTGAAGAAGACCCCACCACGCCGACGGGCACCACTGAGACCGGCGAGGCAAACTGA
- the terL gene encoding phage terminase large subunit, translated as MSQLLEWEDLDFPDRVALKSKSEKSFLNFTRLWFELLQGDRLLVNWHHRMMASKIDDLVFGRLQPRNLIINVPPGGTKTEFVSIHAAAYINMLVQTGKLRRFRNLNVSFADSLVKRNSRRTRDIIASAEYQSLWPCKFGVNQAEEWEVVNPRGRTVGQTVSRSSGGQITGGRAGYPGPDFSGFVCLDDYNKPEDMFSATKRDNANRLLVNTIRSRRGDKSKDHPTPFVSIQQRLHTDDATGFMLSGGMGVDFHHVTIPALVSEEYIDALPEPWRSLCWFSVKDTESVVVGGVRYWSYWPANEYVGDLLRLWERDEYTFLSQYMQRPRALTGGLIDTDWFKRYTHLPPLTHRAVYVDTNSGKVEDYNDYTVFTLAGMGADNNLYLIDSVRGRWDPEDLLQQATALWEKWKPYNPKRPAPLRHMGIEDKQAGQGLITTLKKRKSIPVLEIPRGAGQNKLVRCLNSVPQIKTGKVFIPALMTDDGQPVNQVYYWDGTPAAQTSWVLPALAECADFSADDSHKNDDILDTFMDAIEIELISGGGTGWGWV; from the coding sequence ATGTCGCAGCTACTCGAGTGGGAAGACCTCGATTTTCCTGATCGTGTCGCCCTTAAGTCAAAAAGCGAAAAATCCTTCCTGAATTTCACCCGCCTCTGGTTTGAGTTGTTGCAGGGTGATCGCCTGCTGGTTAACTGGCATCACCGCATGATGGCCAGCAAAATTGATGATCTGGTATTCGGACGGTTACAGCCCCGAAACCTCATTATCAACGTGCCGCCGGGCGGGACAAAAACAGAGTTCGTTTCGATCCACGCAGCGGCATACATCAACATGCTGGTGCAAACGGGTAAGTTACGCCGGTTTCGTAATCTGAATGTTTCGTTTGCTGATTCGCTGGTCAAACGTAACAGCCGACGCACCCGTGACATTATCGCCAGCGCTGAATATCAGTCGCTGTGGCCGTGCAAGTTTGGCGTGAACCAGGCCGAAGAGTGGGAGGTTGTTAATCCCCGCGGGCGAACCGTTGGCCAGACGGTTTCCCGCTCCAGTGGCGGGCAAATCACCGGTGGGCGCGCGGGATATCCCGGGCCTGATTTTTCCGGCTTTGTGTGCCTGGATGATTACAACAAGCCAGAGGACATGTTCTCCGCGACGAAACGCGATAACGCGAACCGTCTGCTGGTAAACACTATCCGTTCCCGCCGTGGCGATAAATCGAAAGACCATCCAACTCCATTTGTCAGTATCCAGCAGCGCCTGCACACCGACGATGCCACCGGCTTCATGCTGTCAGGCGGAATGGGCGTGGATTTCCACCACGTCACAATCCCGGCTCTGGTCAGCGAAGAATATATCGATGCACTGCCGGAACCATGGCGCTCGCTGTGTTGGTTCTCTGTTAAAGACACGGAAAGCGTGGTTGTCGGTGGTGTTCGCTACTGGTCGTACTGGCCAGCTAACGAATACGTGGGCGATCTGCTGCGACTGTGGGAGCGTGACGAATACACGTTTCTGTCGCAGTACATGCAGCGTCCGCGCGCTTTAACGGGCGGGTTGATCGATACCGACTGGTTTAAGCGGTACACACATCTGCCACCGCTGACACACCGCGCCGTTTACGTGGACACCAACAGCGGCAAGGTCGAGGACTACAACGATTACACCGTTTTCACGCTGGCTGGTATGGGGGCAGACAACAATCTGTATCTCATCGACAGCGTTCGCGGTAGGTGGGATCCGGAGGATTTGCTACAGCAGGCAACAGCGCTGTGGGAAAAATGGAAACCATACAATCCGAAACGCCCGGCGCCGCTCCGGCATATGGGCATTGAGGATAAACAGGCCGGGCAGGGACTGATTACCACGCTAAAAAAACGTAAATCGATCCCTGTGCTGGAAATCCCCCGAGGCGCCGGACAGAACAAGCTGGTTCGTTGCCTGAATAGCGTCCCTCAGATCAAAACCGGCAAAGTGTTCATTCCTGCATTGATGACCGACGATGGCCAGCCGGTCAATCAGGTTTATTACTGGGATGGTACGCCAGCAGCACAAACCAGTTGGGTATTGCCTGCCCTGGCCGAGTGCGCCGATTTCTCCGCAGATGACAGCCACAAAAATGACGACATCCTCGACACGTTCATGGATGCAATCGAGATCGAATTAATTTCCGGTGGCGGCACCGGGTGGGGATGGGTTTAA
- a CDS encoding terminase small subunit produces MAKPDWGALQNQFLADHAKNGISPKEWCEAQGLNYASARRYIKKPATQSVQSAQKTAQKKLRTAHAQSGAKTPIPQIENQIDSNCLPPENIADEWSLNPHEYGLNDMQARFVSEYLIDMNRVAAYKRAGGKGEGNTAYVAASRMYRNDKVSRAIRDALAARERRTQITQDAVLKMWWELATADATQITEHRRLCCRHCWGFGHQYQWRDAVEFEEAGAEAKEKKKAAPRDDGGYGFDATLDPNPECPRCNGMGVSRAFFHDTRDLHGAARRLFAGVKEGRFGLEVQMRNQDDALKMVAQHLGMLKNRTELTGADGGPINQVNYTPEDYAKAQAALEKQLPDLD; encoded by the coding sequence ATGGCAAAACCGGACTGGGGAGCGCTGCAAAACCAGTTCCTCGCCGACCATGCCAAAAACGGAATATCACCGAAAGAGTGGTGTGAAGCGCAGGGACTGAATTACGCATCAGCTCGTCGCTACATCAAAAAGCCCGCTACGCAAAGTGTGCAAAGTGCGCAAAAAACTGCGCAGAAAAAATTGCGCACTGCGCATGCGCAAAGCGGTGCAAAAACTCCAATTCCCCAAATTGAAAATCAAATTGATTCAAATTGCCTGCCACCTGAAAACATCGCCGATGAATGGAGTTTAAACCCTCATGAATACGGGCTTAACGACATGCAGGCCCGGTTCGTTAGCGAGTACCTCATCGATATGAACCGTGTGGCGGCGTATAAGCGTGCCGGTGGCAAAGGCGAGGGGAACACTGCGTATGTCGCAGCCTCGCGAATGTACAGAAACGATAAGGTGAGCCGGGCGATTCGCGATGCTCTGGCAGCAAGAGAGCGGCGCACTCAAATCACGCAGGATGCCGTGTTGAAAATGTGGTGGGAGCTTGCGACAGCAGATGCAACACAAATTACCGAACATCGTCGTTTGTGCTGCCGCCATTGCTGGGGATTCGGCCACCAGTATCAGTGGCGCGATGCGGTTGAATTTGAGGAAGCCGGTGCAGAGGCAAAGGAAAAGAAAAAAGCCGCTCCGCGCGATGACGGAGGCTACGGGTTCGATGCCACCCTTGATCCGAATCCCGAATGCCCTCGCTGTAACGGTATGGGGGTAAGCAGAGCATTTTTTCACGATACCCGCGATTTGCACGGCGCAGCGCGTCGGTTGTTCGCCGGGGTAAAAGAAGGGCGCTTCGGCCTGGAAGTTCAGATGCGCAATCAGGATGACGCCCTGAAGATGGTGGCGCAGCATCTTGGCATGCTGAAAAACCGCACCGAGCTGACTGGTGCTGACGGCGGCCCGATCAACCAGGTTAATTACACGCCGGAAGATTATGCGAAGGCGCAGGCGGCATTAGAAAAACAACTCCCCGATCTGGATTAA
- a CDS encoding lysis protein — MLKRYWLQLSVIALVAILSFFANHYRDNAIAYKAQRDKATGELKLAKDTITDMQVRQRDVAALDAKYTKEIADAKAKNDALQRKLDNGGRVLVKGKCPVSASTETASTSSVGHDGTVELSDVAGRNILGIRAGLIHDQTALKALQEYIITQCLK, encoded by the coding sequence CTGTTAAAGCGCTACTGGCTTCAATTGTCGGTAATAGCGCTGGTGGCCATACTCTCCTTTTTCGCTAATCACTACCGTGACAATGCGATCGCCTACAAAGCGCAGCGTGATAAAGCCACTGGCGAGCTGAAGCTCGCGAAAGACACTATCACCGACATGCAGGTGCGCCAGCGCGATGTGGCTGCACTGGATGCCAAATATACGAAGGAAATAGCTGATGCAAAAGCTAAAAATGATGCTCTGCAGCGTAAGCTTGATAATGGTGGTCGGGTGCTCGTCAAAGGCAAATGTCCAGTGTCAGCCTCAACTGAAACCGCCAGCACCTCCAGCGTGGGCCATGATGGCACCGTCGAACTCTCTGACGTTGCTGGACGAAACATTCTCGGTATCAGGGCAGGACTTATCCATGACCAGACAGCACTGAAAGCACTGCAAGAGTACATCATCACACAGTGCCTCAAGTAG
- a CDS encoding lysozyme gives MMQISNKGIALIKQFEGLRLDAYQDSVGVWTIGYGWTQPVDGKPIGKGMVIKPETADRLLKTGLVSYENDVSKLVKVKLTQGQFDALVSFAYNLGTRALSTSTLLRKLNAGDYRGAADEFPRWNKAGSKELAGLTRRREAEFALFMS, from the coding sequence ATGATGCAAATCAGCAATAAAGGGATCGCGTTAATTAAGCAGTTTGAAGGTCTGCGGCTTGATGCTTATCAGGATAGCGTAGGCGTATGGACTATCGGCTATGGCTGGACGCAGCCGGTTGACGGCAAGCCAATCGGTAAGGGCATGGTCATCAAGCCGGAAACCGCTGATCGTCTGCTTAAAACTGGCCTGGTAAGCTACGAAAATGATGTGTCGAAACTGGTTAAGGTGAAGCTGACGCAGGGGCAGTTTGATGCGCTGGTATCGTTTGCCTACAACCTCGGAACGCGCGCGCTTTCCACCTCCACGCTGCTGAGAAAACTTAACGCCGGTGATTACCGTGGCGCTGCCGACGAGTTCCCGCGCTGGAATAAGGCTGGTAGTAAGGAGCTTGCCGGGCTGACGCGTCGCCGCGAGGCAGAGTTCGCTCTGTTCATGTCGTGA